TTCAGACTCAATACAAGTTCGAATTTAACAATATTATTAACAATCTTTTCAATTGGAATTTTATACATCCTAAAGATTTAACAAAGGTTATTATCATAATCATTTCTTTTCAAAAATTTATAATTCACTTGACAATCACACATTTAGACTCGAATATTTACAACAAATGTGCAGGTTCATAGGTAGCTTGCTCTGGATATTTTAATGGTATTTTACATATGAAAAAAGTTCTAGCTGCAGGAATGGTTGGCAATGCTCTTGAGTGGTATGATTTCGCATTATATGGTCATTTTGTCTTTATTATTAGCCAACTTTTCTTTCCTAGTGACAATCATTTAGTTTCATTAGTCATGACTTTTGGTGGATTTGCCGCAGGCTTCATCATGCGCCCTCTGGGTGCCGTTGTTTTTGGGCATATCGGTGACCAATTTGGTAGGCGTACAGCTTTAGCTGCTGCAATTTTAACTATGGCTATACCTACGGCGTGTATTGGATTACTGCCAACTTATCATGAAATCGGCATAGCTGCTCCTATTTGTCTTATCATAATTAGATTATTACAAGGATTATCACTTGGCGGTGAATTTAGTGGTTCTATTGCTTTTATAGTAGAACATGCTCCTAATAATCGACGAGGTCTTGCTGGAAGTGCAGCAATGTTCAGTATGAATGTTGGAATTCTCCTTGGCTCTCTTGCAGCTGCAATATGTAACAATACCTTTACTACCGAAGCTTTATATAGTTGGGGATGGCGGATACCTTTTATAATCGGTCTGGCAATTGGGCTTGTAGGCCTTTATGTTCGCTCAGGTTTACATGAAAGCCCTAAATATGAACAAGCAAAAAAACTTGGACATATTTCTAAAACTCCAACCAGAGAACTTTTCAAAGGCTATCGTCATGAACTTTTTTCAGGCATTGTGGTTTATCTAACTGTCACTATCCCATTTTTTACCTTTGTGATGTTCATGAACACTTACATGTCCAAAATTGTTGGCAAATCTCCTGCTGAAGCCAGCTTAATCAATACTATTAGCATGATTATTGCTACTTCTTTCATTCCGGTATTCGGCTATCTTTCCGATATTTTTGGTAGAAAAGTTATCACTCGTCTAGGGGCTGGGCTTTTTATTCTTCTTACCTATCCTTTATTTATCATGCTTAACCAACCTGGTTTTTTACTACCTTTAATTGGTCAAACAATTTTTGGAATATTGGTTTCATTATATATGTCTCCTGTACCTGCAATTTTAGTGGAGCTTTTCCCAACCAGCGTAAGATATTCAGGAGTAGCTTTATCCTATAATATTTCAGCAGCAGGATTTGGCGGTACGGCACCAATGGTTGCAACCTTTTTAATCAATCATACCGGTAATAATTACGCTATTGCTTTTTATATAATTTTCTTTGCTATGATTTCGTTTGCGTGGATTGGGCAAATGAGTGAACGTAGTAAGCTAGCTCTTGCATAATTTATGAAAAAAACTAATATCGATTTAAAATTTAAATTGATATTAGTATGAAGAACAATACATCATCTCAAGACCGAGTAAAATTAGAAGCCCCAGAGGACACCAATAAAGTTTTACTTCATAGCTGTTGCGCCCCATGCTCAGGAGAGCTGATGGAAGCAATGGTAGAGTCTGGTATACAATTCTCTATCTTTTTTTATAATCCCAATATTCATCCTAAAAAAGAATATGAAATTCGTAAAAACGAGAATATACGCTTTGCCGAAAAAATGGGAATTGAATTTATAGATGCAGATTATGATGTACAAAATTGGTTTTCACGCGCTAAAGGTATGGAATTCGAGCCTGAACGCGGCATAAGATGCACCATGTGCTTTGATATGCGCTTTGAGAGAACTGCTCTTTATGCCCATGAACATGGATTTAAAGTTATTACTAGCAGCTTAGGTCTTTCCAGATGGAAAAACATGGAACAGATTAATGATTGTGGGGTTAGAGCCGCTTCCCATTATCCTGAAATAACCTACTGGACTTACAATTGGCGCAAAAATGGCGGCAGTGAACGTATGTATCAAATAGCAAAAAGAGAAAGTTTTTATAAACAAGAATATTGTGGATGTATTTATTCTTTACGAGATACCAATGACTGGCGCAAAAAAAATGATAGAGAAGAAATTCAAATCGGACAAGAATTTTACGAAGATTAATACTCCCCATATATTTTGCGCCTTTTTGTTCATGATATTAAGGAATTCTTTTAAGAATGATGCTTTGTAAGCCTTGTTGATCAAGTATATTACTCACTCTTAAAGATCATACGATTAAGACTGCCGATAACCTTGATAATAACAAAAGTAAGCTATCATAAAGTATATGCCATGAGTAAATATATTGGCTATCAATAATTAACCATAAGCCAATTTTAATTAGTTATTAGCTTATTATGTTACTGCCAATCAAGCTTATAATCATAATGCTTTGATTGAGCAAATTGATTGGATTGCAACAACTTATCTCGGTTCACCCAAATAAAACAGTAAAATCTTTCGACCTTACAATCGACCATATTTCAAAGAACGCTATCTTGTTGAGTACTTTTTCACTACAATCAAGCTCTTTAACCAAATTTTTTTAAGGGTAGATCAAGGCTTCTTTCTTTGCTACCTTTTTGGCGTTTACCTCTGTCATTATTTAGCTGAAATAGATACGCACAATCTAGATTTTTAAGCCTCTAGCTTTTCATTCTTTCTATTGAATGTATAACATGCTTAGCCCTCAGAGAGGTAATAATATTATTAAGATGCGTGGTACCTTTAACCGATAAGTCTAACATTAATTCAAAAAAATCTGTTGAACGATTGGTAATTCTTAAATTAGTAATATTTGCCATATCTTTAGCAATTGTATTGGTAAGTATTGCCAATGCTCCCGGTTCATTAAGTAATATTGCTTTTACTCTTGCCACATATCCTTCATTAAGGCCTGCTTCTTTTTCCCATGAAACATCAAGCCATCTTTCCGGAGTATGTGCATAGCTTTCTAGCATTTCGCAATCTACTACATGTAGGGTCACTCCTTTTCCTGTATTCACAATACCTACAATTTTATCTCCTGGAATGGGATGACAGCAACCTGCATAATGTAATGCCATACCAGGAATTAAGCCTCTAATAACTATATTGTTATCTAATTGTGTTTTAGCTGATCGTTTGAGGTTCTTCCAAAAAGATAGCTTTTCTTTAACTTTTTTAAGAGTACTGGTATGTGGAGCAATTGCTTTAATCAGTTCTTTTTTAGTAATGCTCCCTTCGCCTACCCCAATAAACAAATCTTCTACAGTTTTTCGTTTAAATACTTCTAAAGCGGAAGCTAAGTTTTTATGAGTTAATTGGTTATTATCAATTTTTAATACCTTAGACGCAATGGCTCTCCCTAAGCTCAAATATTCATCTCTTTGCTTGTTTTTAACAAATCTCCTAATTTCAGATCTAGCTTTCGCAGTAACCACAAATTTCTCCCAAGAAGGAGATGGGAGATGATTTTTATTAGCAATAATTTCTACTTGATCACCATTATTTAAAATAGTTGAAAGTGGCGCTATTTTACCATTAATTTTAGCACCCGCACAGCTGTTACCTATATTTGAATGAACCGCATAGGCAAAATCAATAGTGCACGAACCTTTAGGCAATGCAATAAGCTGGCCCATAGGAGTAAAGCAAAAAACCTGATCATAATACATCTGCATTTTAGTAGATTCTAATACTTCATCCGATTCAGTAGAATTTTGAAGTATGTTCAGCAATTCTCTTATCCATCTAAATTGCTTTCCTTCAGTTTTAAGAGTATGTCCTTCCTGTTTATAAAGCCAATGCGCTGCCACTCCTAACTCTGCTATCTCATGCATTTCTTTACTTCTTATTTGAATCTCAATCTTATGCATAGTAGGACCAATAACGATGGTATGAATAGATCGATAGCCATTTTCTTTCGGCGTGCTAATATAATCTTTAAATTCTCCAGGAATCATTTGGTAACAAGCATGGATAATACCTAATGCCTGATAGCAAGCAGCAATATCTTCAACAATTATTCTAAAAGCCATAATGTCTGATAATTGCTCAAAATTAACATTTTTCTTTTGCATTTTAAGCCAAATAGAACAAGGTGTTTTTTCTCTTCCCGCTATCTCCGCCTTAATATGATTTTTTTTAGTTAATTCTTGTAATTCTTGAACAATTTTCTCAGATAAAGGTCTATCATTTTCTTTTAGAAAACTAAGCCTACCCATTATTGATTCTCTTACATCGGGATGCAACTCAGTAAATGCTATATCTTGCAACTCAGTCTTAACTTTATGTGCCCCTATCCTTTCTGCAAGTGGCGCAAATATTTCTAAAGTTTCTTTAGCAATCCGCTTTCTTTTTTCAAGTGATTTTATATGATGTAGAGTACGCATGTTGTGCACTCTATCCGCAAGTTTTACTAAGAGCACTCTTATGTCTTCTGACATAGCAACTAGTAACTTTCTTAGATTCTCTGCTTGTCTAACATTTTCTGATTGATATTCAATTTTAGTTAACTTGGTTACACCATCTACCAGCTTGGCAATATTATCACCAAATTCTCTTTTTAAACTTTCTAAAGTTACTTGGGTATCTTCGATAGTATCATGCAAAAGAGCAGTTAAAACTGAAGCATGATCAAGTCGCATTTCGGCAATAATTTTTGCAACCGCAAAAGGATGAGAATAATAAGGTTCACCTGAATCTCTAAGTTGGACTCCGTGATGAATAATAGTAAACTCACAGGCTTTTCTTAATTCATCTTCTTTAATATCTTTAACAGTTAGTTTAACTTCATTTACCAGCCGATCAATTTCGTTTAAATGCTGTTCACTAATCATAAAATTTTACAGCGCCTTGATTGTAATTAAAAAATTTTTATTACTAAAATTATAAACTTTAAATATTTTTAAGGCTATTTATTTTTTTAAGTTATTTTTCTCGAAAAGCATGTCTTAACGAATTAGTAATAGGGCTTAAAAAGTATTCTAAAAATGTATGCTCACCAGTTACTATAAATACTTCAGCCATCATGCCAGGAAGAATAGTTTTACCTATCTTTTTTACTTCGTTATAATCAATTATAGCTCTAACAAGGTAATATCCTTGTCCTGTACGTTCATCCATTTGCTTATCTGCCGATACATATACCACCTTGCCACTTATTCTAGGTGTAAATCTTGCTTTAAAAGCGGTTACCATTATCTTGGCAGGCTGCCCTACTGCTACCACATCTATATCTTGTGGGTTTAAGCGCGCTTCTACAATAAGTTCATTATCAGTGGGCACTATTTCAGCAAGAGTTGCTCCAGATGGTACTACTCCATCAATAGTATGAAATTTGGCATTGGTTACGATTCCAGTTACGGGTGCTATAATTTTTGTTCTAGTCTCAATATCTTGAGCTGCATCCAGCTCTTCTTTTAAGGAAGCAATATGATTTTGAGTTTCTTTTAATTCCGTTGACAATTCACGCTTACGGTTATGACTAAGCTGTTCTATTTTTAGTTTTGTCTCATTAATTGATTCTTTAGCTTTATTGATATTCGCTTCAATTTCCGCAATTCTTCCATTAAGCTCAGCCTCATTCTTCATCAATGCAAGCAATCTAGGTTTTTGTACTAGCTTTTTAGCAAAAAGTTCTTTCACACTAACCAACTCTTCTTTAACTAACTTTAGTTGTTCTTTAGAGGCCTTTGATTGGGATAACAAACCTTCAATATGCTCATGAGCTAAAGAAATTTGTTTATCAAGTAAGTCTAATTGTCCCTTGAATGTTTGGAGATTAAAATCAAACAATTTTTTTTCTGCTTGGTAAATACGCTGTATTTCTTCATCATTAGCAGAATTTAACAATTCTTGAGGAATAGCAAAGTCGGTTTTTTCCTCTCTCTCGGCTATAATACGCTCTTCCGTAATTTTTTTGCCTATATATTGATTATACACCATCTGTAATTTAGCTTTAGCCTGTGTTTTAGATAACTCATATAACACCTG
This window of the Rickettsiales endosymbiont of Stachyamoeba lipophora genome carries:
- a CDS encoding MFS transporter, whose translation is MKKVLAAGMVGNALEWYDFALYGHFVFIISQLFFPSDNHLVSLVMTFGGFAAGFIMRPLGAVVFGHIGDQFGRRTALAAAILTMAIPTACIGLLPTYHEIGIAAPICLIIIRLLQGLSLGGEFSGSIAFIVEHAPNNRRGLAGSAAMFSMNVGILLGSLAAAICNNTFTTEALYSWGWRIPFIIGLAIGLVGLYVRSGLHESPKYEQAKKLGHISKTPTRELFKGYRHELFSGIVVYLTVTIPFFTFVMFMNTYMSKIVGKSPAEASLINTISMIIATSFIPVFGYLSDIFGRKVITRLGAGLFILLTYPLFIMLNQPGFLLPLIGQTIFGILVSLYMSPVPAILVELFPTSVRYSGVALSYNISAAGFGGTAPMVATFLINHTGNNYAIAFYIIFFAMISFAWIGQMSERSKLALA
- a CDS encoding epoxyqueuosine reductase QueH produces the protein MKNNTSSQDRVKLEAPEDTNKVLLHSCCAPCSGELMEAMVESGIQFSIFFYNPNIHPKKEYEIRKNENIRFAEKMGIEFIDADYDVQNWFSRAKGMEFEPERGIRCTMCFDMRFERTALYAHEHGFKVITSSLGLSRWKNMEQINDCGVRAASHYPEITYWTYNWRKNGGSERMYQIAKRESFYKQEYCGCIYSLRDTNDWRKKNDREEIQIGQEFYED
- a CDS encoding RelA/SpoT family protein: MISEQHLNEIDRLVNEVKLTVKDIKEDELRKACEFTIIHHGVQLRDSGEPYYSHPFAVAKIIAEMRLDHASVLTALLHDTIEDTQVTLESLKREFGDNIAKLVDGVTKLTKIEYQSENVRQAENLRKLLVAMSEDIRVLLVKLADRVHNMRTLHHIKSLEKRKRIAKETLEIFAPLAERIGAHKVKTELQDIAFTELHPDVRESIMGRLSFLKENDRPLSEKIVQELQELTKKNHIKAEIAGREKTPCSIWLKMQKKNVNFEQLSDIMAFRIIVEDIAACYQALGIIHACYQMIPGEFKDYISTPKENGYRSIHTIVIGPTMHKIEIQIRSKEMHEIAELGVAAHWLYKQEGHTLKTEGKQFRWIRELLNILQNSTESDEVLESTKMQMYYDQVFCFTPMGQLIALPKGSCTIDFAYAVHSNIGNSCAGAKINGKIAPLSTILNNGDQVEIIANKNHLPSPSWEKFVVTAKARSEIRRFVKNKQRDEYLSLGRAIASKVLKIDNNQLTHKNLASALEVFKRKTVEDLFIGVGEGSITKKELIKAIAPHTSTLKKVKEKLSFWKNLKRSAKTQLDNNIVIRGLIPGMALHYAGCCHPIPGDKIVGIVNTGKGVTLHVVDCEMLESYAHTPERWLDVSWEKEAGLNEGYVARVKAILLNEPGALAILTNTIAKDMANITNLRITNRSTDFFELMLDLSVKGTTHLNNIITSLRAKHVIHSIERMKS
- a CDS encoding HlyD family type I secretion periplasmic adaptor subunit, which gives rise to MALIQEEDPQVKRLKQKIQPGVRFGSTLLWCFVLFYLVWGGFAPIDSAVIAHGTIVPSENRQLVQHLHGGTISKILVHEGDIVEKGQVLYELSKTQAKAKLQMVYNQYIGKKITEERIIAEREEKTDFAIPQELLNSANDEEIQRIYQAEKKLFDFNLQTFKGQLDLLDKQISLAHEHIEGLLSQSKASKEQLKLVKEELVSVKELFAKKLVQKPRLLALMKNEAELNGRIAEIEANINKAKESINETKLKIEQLSHNRKRELSTELKETQNHIASLKEELDAAQDIETRTKIIAPVTGIVTNAKFHTIDGVVPSGATLAEIVPTDNELIVEARLNPQDIDVVAVGQPAKIMVTAFKARFTPRISGKVVYVSADKQMDERTGQGYYLVRAIIDYNEVKKIGKTILPGMMAEVFIVTGEHTFLEYFLSPITNSLRHAFREK